GACGCACAAGCATGACCACCACACCCGCCGCGGCCTGATGGCCCTGGTTGGTCGCCGTCGTCGTATGCTTTCGTACCTCAAAGAGACTGACATCACCCGCTACCGCGAGCTCATCGAGCGCCTCGGCCTGCGCAAGTAGTCTTTGAAGAGGGTGGCCCCTGCGTTCTCGCGGGGAGCCGCCCTTTTTCAGGCGGGCATGGACACCGGCTTGGACCGGAAGCGCACCCGCCTTTGCGGTACATCCGCGGCACAGCAGTAAACAGCAGCACCGCAGCACCGAAGAAACATCAACAGGAGTCAGCCAGCATCGCAGCATTCGCGGTCCTCGGTAGTGGTCCCCGGGAGTTTGTGCCCGT
This genomic interval from Arthrobacter sp. zg-Y820 contains the following:
- the rpsO gene encoding 30S ribosomal protein S15; this translates as MALDPVVKQEIITAFARAEGDTGSPEVQVAVLSRRILDLTEHLKTHKHDHHTRRGLMALVGRRRRMLSYLKETDITRYRELIERLGLRK